Part of the Kitasatospora sp. NBC_01266 genome, CCGCAGCCACCACCACCGGTGCCGGCGCCCAGCAGGCCGTCAGCCCAGCGCCTTGAACAGCGCCAGGTAGCGGCCCGTCAACTCCGGCCAGGCGTACCGCTCGGCGACCTCCCGGCGCCCCGCAAGGCCCAGCCGCTCGGCGGTGCCCGGCTCGGTGAGCAGCCGCCGGCAGGCAGCGGCCAGCGCGGCCGGGTCGCCGGGCGGCACCAGCAGCCCGGTCACACCGTCGGCCACCACGTGCGGGATGCCGCCGACCGCCGAGCCGACCACGGGAGTGCCGCAGGCCATCGCCTCGATCAGGGCCATCCCGAAGGACTCGGCCGAGCTGAGCGAGGGCAGCACCAGCAGTGCGGCCGACTGGAGTTCAGCGACCAGATCGGTGCCGGTGAGCGCCCCGGTGAAGGTGACCCGGTCGGCCAGGCCGAGCGTCTGGGCCATGGCCCGGTGCTCGGGTACCGCGTCGCCGTCCCCGACCAGGCGCAGCCGGGCCTCGGGCAGGTCGTTCAGTGCCGCGAAGGCCTCCAGCAGCACCGGCACGCCCTTCCAGGCCGAGGTCCGGTCCAGCCGCCCGACGTAGAGCACGGTGGCGGTGCGCCGCGCCAGTGGCGGCCCCGGGGTGAACCGCTCGAGGTTCACCCCCGGCGGGATCTGCCGGGCGCCGCGCCGGCCGGCCGCCAGGGAGACCGGCGAGACCGCGACCAGCGCTCGGGACCGGGCGAACACCCTTGGCAGCAGCAGGCGTTCGTAGGCGCCGATGATCCGGTCCACGCCGCGCCGACCCTTGCTCATCGAGCCGGCGTGGTAGGTCAGCACGGCGGGCCGCGAGCCGCTGACGGCCACTGCCAGATCGCCCAGGCCCGGCACCGGGGCGTGCGCGTTGACCACATCCACCTCCAGCCGGCGCAGCCAGTAGGGCAGTTGCCACAGCCAGAGCGGGTTGACCGGGGTGTTGGAGAGCCGGGCCCAGGTGCCCAGCCGGATCACCGGCACGCCGTCCTCGACCTGGACCGTGGTGCGTCGGCCCGCCGTGTTGCTGGTGATCACGGCGGCCCGCAGCCCGGGGTCCGCGGCCACCGCCCCGGCGATCCGGGCGGCGTAGTGCTCCACCCCGCCGATCTTCGGCGGGTAGTACGGCGCGACCACCGCCACCGCGCGCCGGCGGGTGCGGGCGAGCGCCCGGTCGAAGACCTCGGCGGTCCGGTCGGCCTGGCGATCCCAGGAGAGTGTGCCGGCCACCCGGTCGCGGCCCGCCGCCCCGAGTCGGGCGGCGAGCTGATGGTCAGTCAGAACCCTGACCAGTGCGGCGGTCAGTCCACTGTTGTCGCCCGGGTCGGTGAGCAGCCCGTGCCCGCCCTCGGTCACCAGCGAGGGAATGCCGCCGACCCGGGTGCTGACCACCGGGCGGCCGCTGGCCATCGCCTCGACCAGCACGGTGGGGAAGCTGTCGTAGTGGGTCGGCAACGCCAGTACCCGGGCCCGGCGGTAGGCCTCGGCCAGCTCGGGGCCGCACAGCCGACCGAGGAACCGGACCCGGTCGGCGACGCCCAGCCGGTGGGCCAGCCGCTGGTACTCGCGGGCCGCCGAACCGTCACCGGCCACCTCCAGCCTTACCTCGGGAAGCACTTGGGTGATCGCGGCGACGGCGTGCAGCAGGTCGGGCAGCCCCTTGTACGCGGTGGCCCGGTCCAGCGAGCCGGCGAACAGGATCAGCGGCTCGGCGGGCACCGGGCTCGCGCTGAAGCGCCGCAGGTCCACGCCGGGCGGGATGGTGACGGCCCGGCCGGCGAAGTACCGGGCCAGGTCGGCCCGGACGTGGTCGGAGGAGCAGATCAGCTCGTCGGCCCGGCGCACGGTGCCGGCCAGCACGGTGTGCTCGTAGAGGGCGCAGGCCGCGGCGCGCAGCGGGTCGCTGCGGCGCATCCGGCCGGTGTGGTAGGTCAGCACGAAGGGGCGGCCGCCGCAGGCGCGGGCGGCGGCGTCGGCGAACAGCGGCACCGGGGCGTGCGCGTTGACCAGATCGACCCGCTCCTGCTGGATCAGGCGGCGCAGCGCCCGCTGCCAGCCGGTGCCCACCGGGGTGCGGGAGATGCGCAGCGGGGCCGGCAGGCGGTGCACCACGATGCCGTCCGGCTGCTCCAGTCGTCCGGTTCGCAGGCCCCCGGACGGCGGCTCGCTCGGGTGCGCCGCACCCGGGTCGGCTCCGCCCGCGGTCGCCGCGACCACCACCCGGTAGCCGTGCCGGTCCGTCAACTGCCGTGCCAGCTCCCAGGTGTACTGCTCAACCCCGCCGAGGTCCGGCGGGAAGTAGGGGGTGGCCAGCAGCACCGTCGGCCTGCTCGCGCGCTCGCTCGCGCGCTCGCTCACGCGCCCGCTCCCACCGGGCGGCGCTCGGCGGCGGCGCGCAGCAGCCCCGGCAACTCCTCGGCCCGGGCGACGTAGCCCGGCAGCCGGGTGGCCAGGGTGTGCAGGTACTCGCCGCGCCCCGCGTCCAGCCGGGCCAGCAGCGTGCCCAGGCTCGCGGTGGACACCTCGGCGATCGGCAGCACCCACTGCTCCAGCCCCAGATCGCGCATGATGCCACGGGTCTTGTGCTCGTACTCGATCGCGATGCACGGCACACCGCTGGTCAGCGCGAAGATCACCGAGTGGAACCGGGTGCCCAGCACCCAGGCGCACTCCGCGTACAGGCTCTTCAACTCGCGGAAGTCGACCCGGTCGTCCACCCGCAACGGGGGTGCCGCGCAGTAGCCGGCGATCCGCCGCTCCACGATCCGGTCGTCGTCGCCCAGGTAGTCGGTAGTGACCTGGGGGATCAGCACCACCTCGGAGCCGCCGGCCCGGATCGTGTCGATGGTCGAGGCCAACGCCCGTTCGTAGAGCTGCTGTTGCTCCGGGGCGAGCCACTGACGGGCCGTCACCCCGACCAGTGGCACCTCGGCGGCCACGCCGAGCCGCTCCCGCCAGTCGCCGAGAGCGGGCGGCGCGAAGGCGAAGCCGGAGTCGACCGAGCGGCGCACCGGCAGCCCGCGCACCCCGCATCCGGCCAGGATGTCCACGCTCACGTCCTCCCTGGCCAGCGCGAACGCCGCGCGGCGCACCACGTGGGCGGCCAACCGGCGTTGGGCCGGGGCCGGGAACGGGCCGAAGGACTGCGGGGCCAGCACCACCGGCACGCCGCGCCGCTCGGCCAGCAGCAGCGGCAGCACCACGTAGAAGACGTTCTGGTAACCATCCAGCCCCGGACGGGCGTTGAAGTAGCCGCCGCCCATCGAGACCACCAGGTCGGCCGCGGCGACCGCGTCCGCCTCCCGGCGCACCTCGGCGGGCAGCAGCGGGCGCAGCACCCGGCTGACCGGGCGGGACAGCAGCAGCGTGAGCGGGGCGGCCAGCATCCCGGCGGCCTTGCGCAGGATCCGGCGCGGGGTGGAGACGGTGGCGTCGGCCACGTAGCGGCGGATCGACCCGATGTTCTCGACCCCCTCGAAGGCCGGATGGACGCGCGGGTCCTCCATCCCGGCCACCTGGATCCGGGCCTGCGGGAACGCCGCGCGGACCTGGCGCAGGCAGACCGCGAGCAGCGCGGCGTCGCCGGCGTTCTCGCGCACATAGGCGTTGACGACCAGGATGTTCATGCGGGGACGCTCCGTTCGGAAGGGCGGTGCGAGGCGGCTGGGCGGTGCACGGCGGCCGAGTCGGCCGAGGCAGCCAGACCGGCTGAGTTGTCCGGGTCGGCCGGCCCGGCAGGAGAAGCGGCCCGGAGGTGGGGCCGGCGGCGCAGCGCGACCAGCGCGACCAGGCCGGAGGCGAGGTTGCCCAGCCCCCAGGCCCAGCCGAACCAGAGCAGCCCGTGCCCGGCCCACAGCAGGGCCAGGCCGATGGTGACCACCGCGTAGACGACGTTGCTCCAGACCAGCGCGGCCATCCGCTGGGCTAGTTTGACCGCGAAGCTGGCCCAGGTGTTCAGCGCGACCGCGGCCGTGCCCAGCGCCAGCACCACCAGCAGGCCCTGGGCGCGGGCCGGGTAGTCGCCGCCGAACAGCCGCAGCAGCAGATGGCTGCCGCCGGCCAGCACGGCGGCGGCCGGCAGCTGCACCAGCGCGATCAGCTTGGCCGACCGGCGCAGCACCGGGGCGAAGCGGGACTCGTCGGCGGAGATCTCGGCGAACATCGACTCGCTCACCGCGAACGAGACCGCGTTGGCCAGGTTCGCGACCTGGAAGGCGACAAAGTAGTAGGCGGCGGCCGAACTGCCCAGGCGCTGCAGCACGATCAGCGGCAGCACCAGCAGCGGCAGCAGGTTCAGCAGGCTGGACAGGTAGGTGGCCAGCGAGAAGCCGAGCCGCTCACGCAGCCGGGTGCCGCCGCCGGTGAGTTGGAAGCGCAGGCCGATCCGGCGGCGCAGGAACCAGAACGAGGCCAGTACGGCCACCACCGAGCCGGCCCCGCTCGCGGTGACCAGGCCGAACGCGCCGAGCCCGGTCAGCAGGAACGGCAGCCCCAGCTTGGCCAGGCCCTGCAGCACGCCGTCGACCAGGGTGTTGTACTGCGCGAGCCGCTCACGGATGAAGACCGCGTCGGTCAGCAGGTTGACCGCCGCCAGGGCGCAGAAGAGCACGACCGACACCGCCTGCACCGGGTCGGCGCGCACCGCGAGCAGCCGGCTGCCGTACCAGGGCAGCCCGAGCAGGTAGCCGGTGCCGAGCAGGCAGCCGACCGCGAAGACCACCAGCGCCGCCCGGGTGATCTGCGCGTTCCGCCGCTCGGGCGCGGCGGGGAAGCGCACCAGGGTGTTGTTCAGGCCGCACAGGCTGAAGTAGGCGATCAGCGAGATGGCGTTGGCCAGCGAGGTGGCGGTGCCGACCTGGGCCGGGCTGAACAGGTGGGCGGCGGCCACCCAGAAGAGGAAGCCGAGGCCCGCGGTGGTGACGGTGGCCGCCAGCAGGTAGGCGGAGCTGCGGGCCACCTGGTCGGGACCGGTGCGCTCAGCCGGGGTCGGCCTGATCCGTGCGTGCTTGGCCGATGCGGGCATGGCCTGACTCCTCGGGCGGGCGGGCCGCGCGCAGCCGCAGGAGCAGCAGCGCGACGGCGGACAGGGCGAAGCAGCCGGCCGCCGTGGTTCCCTCGGTGGGGACGGTGGCGAAGTGGGTCAGCTGCCGGTCGATGGTCCACGGATGGGTCAGCGAGTTGACGCACAGATAGGCCCAGGCGAGCAGCGGATAGCCGGTCAGGGTGCGCAGCAGGGCCTCGACCCGGT contains:
- a CDS encoding lipopolysaccharide biosynthesis protein; this translates as MPASAKHARIRPTPAERTGPDQVARSSAYLLAATVTTAGLGFLFWVAAAHLFSPAQVGTATSLANAISLIAYFSLCGLNNTLVRFPAAPERRNAQITRAALVVFAVGCLLGTGYLLGLPWYGSRLLAVRADPVQAVSVVLFCALAAVNLLTDAVFIRERLAQYNTLVDGVLQGLAKLGLPFLLTGLGAFGLVTASGAGSVVAVLASFWFLRRRIGLRFQLTGGGTRLRERLGFSLATYLSSLLNLLPLLVLPLIVLQRLGSSAAAYYFVAFQVANLANAVSFAVSESMFAEISADESRFAPVLRRSAKLIALVQLPAAAVLAGGSHLLLRLFGGDYPARAQGLLVVLALGTAAVALNTWASFAVKLAQRMAALVWSNVVYAVVTIGLALLWAGHGLLWFGWAWGLGNLASGLVALVALRRRPHLRAASPAGPADPDNSAGLAASADSAAVHRPAASHRPSERSVPA
- a CDS encoding polysaccharide pyruvyl transferase family protein; this encodes MNILVVNAYVRENAGDAALLAVCLRQVRAAFPQARIQVAGMEDPRVHPAFEGVENIGSIRRYVADATVSTPRRILRKAAGMLAAPLTLLLSRPVSRVLRPLLPAEVRREADAVAAADLVVSMGGGYFNARPGLDGYQNVFYVVLPLLLAERRGVPVVLAPQSFGPFPAPAQRRLAAHVVRRAAFALAREDVSVDILAGCGVRGLPVRRSVDSGFAFAPPALGDWRERLGVAAEVPLVGVTARQWLAPEQQQLYERALASTIDTIRAGGSEVVLIPQVTTDYLGDDDRIVERRIAGYCAAPPLRVDDRVDFRELKSLYAECAWVLGTRFHSVIFALTSGVPCIAIEYEHKTRGIMRDLGLEQWVLPIAEVSTASLGTLLARLDAGRGEYLHTLATRLPGYVARAEELPGLLRAAAERRPVGAGA
- a CDS encoding glycosyltransferase family 4 protein produces the protein MSERASERASRPTVLLATPYFPPDLGGVEQYTWELARQLTDRHGYRVVVAATAGGADPGAAHPSEPPSGGLRTGRLEQPDGIVVHRLPAPLRISRTPVGTGWQRALRRLIQQERVDLVNAHAPVPLFADAAARACGGRPFVLTYHTGRMRRSDPLRAAACALYEHTVLAGTVRRADELICSSDHVRADLARYFAGRAVTIPPGVDLRRFSASPVPAEPLILFAGSLDRATAYKGLPDLLHAVAAITQVLPEVRLEVAGDGSAAREYQRLAHRLGVADRVRFLGRLCGPELAEAYRRARVLALPTHYDSFPTVLVEAMASGRPVVSTRVGGIPSLVTEGGHGLLTDPGDNSGLTAALVRVLTDHQLAARLGAAGRDRVAGTLSWDRQADRTAEVFDRALARTRRRAVAVVAPYYPPKIGGVEHYAARIAGAVAADPGLRAAVITSNTAGRRTTVQVEDGVPVIRLGTWARLSNTPVNPLWLWQLPYWLRRLEVDVVNAHAPVPGLGDLAVAVSGSRPAVLTYHAGSMSKGRRGVDRIIGAYERLLLPRVFARSRALVAVSPVSLAAGRRGARQIPPGVNLERFTPGPPLARRTATVLYVGRLDRTSAWKGVPVLLEAFAALNDLPEARLRLVGDGDAVPEHRAMAQTLGLADRVTFTGALTGTDLVAELQSAALLVLPSLSSAESFGMALIEAMACGTPVVGSAVGGIPHVVADGVTGLLVPPGDPAALAAACRRLLTEPGTAERLGLAGRREVAERYAWPELTGRYLALFKALG